The segment CTAATGTCGTGTTTAATAACAATAGGCAAGATGTGGGGGGTTTGAACTGTGTTGCTGATTCAGTGTCCAATGGAGACAAGGCATGCTCTCCGTTGTCGCTGAAGAGAAAAAGGTCACAAGTCATAAATGCTACTGAGTGCTCCTCCAAAAAGAAAAACCGACGCAGGCAACTGACAAAAGTGTTAGAGAGTACGGCTATGGTCTCTGACCAGCTTGTCACCTCTGGAATGGAGCCTGTGGAATCCTTGAAAAGTGTATCTGCTGTTATCAACAACAGTTCAGACAGCACATGCGAGAATGCTTCTGAGAATGTTGTTGGAGCTTCTCATTACAACAAGGCTAAAGACAGTGACATTTCCAGCTTATCAGTTTCTGCGGAGGAGGATGATGATCCTTCTGACCAACTCCTACATGATGTTCCACTAATCGGAAATGATAATCATTCTGCAGGTATAAGTTGCTTGTGCATTTATTATCTGCTATTATTGTCTGTTTCTCAATCTCTTAGACCTGACTGGTTGTTTTGGATGGCTAAATCACTTGACTCTGTTTTGGTTAGTGAACAATGTCATTTATGCTGACTACCTCCTCCATTGTCATTTTAGCTGTTCCGGCAGCTTGCGCAGTATCCTCATCAAGGAGAGCTCTTGTTAATGGACCTGCTTGTACAACTCCACCAGAGGCACAGCTTGTCATCTATGATTTGAACAGGATTGAGAAGAGCACTTCTGAGTGGCAACTTAAAGGGAAGAGGAACTCAAGGCAGATGAGTAAGAAACAAGAAGCGAGAAGATTTGTGTACGGGGAAGAAGCTAATAACAGCAGTCCTTTGCCTCCTCTTCCTACGCTGTTCGAAGTCAAGATTGAGGTAAAACCCAGCTCTAACAAACCCTGTGTTCCTCTGGTCTCTCGTATGAGTGAGTTGCATGGGAAAGCTATTGTTGGGCATCCTGTAAGTGTTGAAGCCTTGGATGAATACTACTGCAACGGTATGGTGATGTCTTCTCAAGCTGTTGTGAAGGCGAACTCATTGTCCAAGAAGAAGGGTAAACCACAGGGTGCTTTTGGGAAGTCAAAGAAGAAATCCTCTTCCGTATCGATAAAGACAAGGCGGCTCTCTACTCTAACGAGCCAGAGGATGACGGGAAGAAGCAAGATGCAGACAACAGGAAAGGCAAAGGAAACGGTTGTGGCTTGTATACCGTTGAAAGTAGTCTTCAGTAGGATAAACCAAGTGTTGAAAGGCTCAGCAAGACAAACGCAACACCGAGCATTGCCATCTGCAGGCAAaccatgagagagagagataaattTTTAGGCTGCGTTAGAGAAGTTGCAAGTGAGCAAATGTGTATATAGCAGTAGTTAGTCGTTGAGGTGTAAAACTTGAAGGGTTTTAGGTTAGAGAGATGAGATTTGCTGCTTAGAGAAAGTTGCTCATTGTTTGTTTTTGATCTCTCAAGttcttgttttgtgtttttgtcATTTGAGTCTCAGTTCCTTTCATACATTTTGGTTCAACTCTTTCTTAGAGAGAACAAAAAGATTAAGGCTTTTGTTCttaaaagattgaaacttttgtTCTTTTGAGATCAGCAATGGAAAAGTTAACCCAACTGTGTGTGTGTCTTTTTGTTGCCTCTTTTGTTTCGATTATtacatttgatttttataaagttaagcTAGTGGATATCACCTTCAACATCGTGTCAACAATATCAACCAACTGAATATTCTGCAATATAGTGTGatttaaaatagagaaaatatctGAAGTAAATCGAAAAGCCAATAGGATTCATTGAACACGTTCTACATGTGTTATGTCTAGCTGTTCGTATCATCAACAACAAATGGACCGGCCAACAAATTCGATAAGAaccattcaattttttttcttccttttcacGTGTCACAAATTACTTaaaatgaaactgaaaaaaatgaaatgattctccaaacaagaaaaaatgatttgaaaatcAGTACATGAAAATGAAATGCACTCTGTCAGACgcaaacttttatttttttttctgtctaaCTTTAAACACTTTAGATCAGTGGCTAAGACAGCATGTTCGTGGGTAATGTGACCCAAAATTAGTTGTGttattattaaatgttttatgttGACTCTAACCCAAAAAAACATTATTGACCTCTATCAAATTTAATCTaactataatataataaaaatataaaatactaaaatacatTAGTAAAATTCCTTActgataattaaaaataaaagagcaAGAAACTCAACTACTTATcctaattattttacatttttattttatttatcctTTTATACATctataaaatatcaatttttacttataaaatcatttaagttaaaaactaagtaataaatttatatttttgaatttctttctttataatcCTGTAGTTTATTTGTAATCAACATGttactagttttttttcttgttaaaatataaaatcatatagtgAAAACATATTTAGGATCCAAACTAGtgataaaatagtttaatatattaaatgtaaatacacatttgaaaattttagtttataataatatttattatatcaataaatttatgcatattttttataaagaatactgtgatttaaaaataataatttctatagCAACCATTTTTTGTTTAGGAACATCAAATGTTTTAGTTTAAGTCCACAAACATTAAGAATTTTACTTTtacttaaaatttaattaaaacgtAAAACGAAAACAGTTCTCTCAATTAATAAATACAGTAAAACATATTTGTCTACCCAATTTTTTCATAAAGTTTAAACATATCTAGAAagttaaaaacattttatatttttaaacatcaGAATTCTCTTAAAacattttactttttgaaatgaagagaatatttaaataaacaaacatttttagAAAACATGTATATGTATGCTTGATCTTACAATGTTTTACAAACAAATGCTGTTATGATTCCTATTTGGCTGCTTGTGGAATTAGTTTTCTCCTAAAACTGTTGAATGATACTTTTCTTAGACGTCATAATTACAAATTCCAAATACAGAACTTTAACAAAGACACACGAATAACTATAGGAACCCCTTTGCTTGGCTTATTAACACTTTAAGTTTTAATCCAAAGAAGATCCCATCACGCTTTTCAAACAGTTATCAAATTGATCATTACAATtaaggaaaataatatttttctttatctatGATAATTGATCAGGAAATtacaactgttttttttttttttttgaagaaaacacAATTAAAGTTAGTTTTTTAACAAGATCCCGTGTAGTCTTTTGCTTTTGCTATGTTGGATTTAAATACCGTTCTCTGCTTCCTGTTTCCCTGCTTCATCACCACGCagagaactctctctctcttcttcgaTCTCATCTCTCCTCTCTAACACCAAATCGATTGTGTTTGAACTTTGAACCCAATCGATTTCGATTCATAGAGCCATGAGTTTCTGCAAATGGGTTTCCTTTGctttgatcatcatcatccactTGCTCAACTCTTGTCAGatttcatcttcctcttccttaaCCTCAAATGGGTTCTCTCAAATCC is part of the Raphanus sativus cultivar WK10039 chromosome 5, ASM80110v3, whole genome shotgun sequence genome and harbors:
- the LOC108862413 gene encoding uncharacterized protein At1g51745 translates to MEGNDEDLNLKAINASVGRLVWVRLRNASWWPGQTLLHHQVPDNSPKVGTPIKLLGRDDVNVEWYILDKSKSVKAFRCGEYDSHIDKAKAAAAARASKKRTAKFTRREIAIHIALEIENSHLPKQDDHHSEAEDGLGSAPDPTISFQETNNVGALVKVQQPKRRRTPNDSEDEGIKRMRGLEDIGKEHVGANVVFNNNRQDVGGLNCVADSVSNGDKACSPLSLKRKRSQVINATECSSKKKNRRRQLTKVLESTAMVSDQLVTSGMEPVESLKSVSAVINNSSDSTCENASENVVGASHYNKAKDSDISSLSVSAEEDDDPSDQLLHDVPLIGNDNHSAAVPAACAVSSSRRALVNGPACTTPPEAQLVIYDLNRIEKSTSEWQLKGKRNSRQMSKKQEARRFVYGEEANNSSPLPPLPTLFEVKIEVKPSSNKPCVPLVSRMSELHGKAIVGHPVSVEALDEYYCNGMVMSSQAVVKANSLSKKKGKPQGAFGKSKKKSSSVSIKTRRLSTLTSQRMTGRSKMQTTGKAKETVVACIPLKVVFSRINQVLKGSARQTQHRALPSAGKP